In Malus sylvestris chromosome 16, drMalSylv7.2, whole genome shotgun sequence, the following are encoded in one genomic region:
- the LOC126607639 gene encoding nifU-like protein 3, chloroplastic, with product MVGAFSAQTTALHNPSLPSSSDLHSTSHLSLFKNSNSIACGFSSKQAAFLRGQFRSRHFLALDYNRAPRQPAGHVVSPRCVLPLTEENVEKVLDEVRPSLMADGGNVALHEIDGLVVVLKLQGACGSCPSSTMTLKMGIETRLRDKIPEIMEVEQILDRETGLELNEENVEKILSEIRPYLAGTGGGILELVQINDYVVKVRLSGPAAGVMTVRVALTQKLREKIPVIAAVQLIE from the exons ATGGTGGGTGCATTCTCAGCCCAAACCACTGCTCTGCACAACCCATCTCTCCCTTCATCATCTGACCTGCATTCAACTTCTCATCTTTCACTCTTCAAG AACTCCAATTCAATTGCCTGTGGGTTTTCTTCAAAGCAAGCCGCTTTTCTCAGAGGCCAATTCCGCAGTAGGCACTTTCTTGCGCTCGATTACAATCGTGCTCCAAGACAACCAGCAG GGCATGTCGTTTCACCACGCTGTGTCCTTCCGCTAACCGAAGAAAATGTGGAGAAAGTCCTGGATGAGGTACGGCCTAGTTTGATGGCTGATGGAGGGAATGTGGCCCTCCATGAGATAGATGGCCTTGTTGTGGTATTAAAGCTACAAGGAGCTTGTGGATCTTGTCCAAGCTCAACTATGACGCTGAAGATGGGAATCGAAACCCGCCTGCGAGATAAAATACCCGAGATTATGGAAGTAGAACAGATTTTGGACAGAGAAACAGGCCTTGAGCTAAATGAAGAAAATGTTGAGAAG ATTCTTTCTGAGATTAGACCATATCTGGCTGGCACAGGAGGTGGAATCCTCGAGCTTGTACAAATCAATGACTACGTAGTGAAAGTTCGGTTAAGTGGACCAGCAGCCGGAGTCATGACAGTTCGTGTAGCTCTAACACAAAAGTTGAGGGAAAAAATACCTGTCATCGCAGCTGTTCAGTTGATAGAATGA
- the LOC126607638 gene encoding plasma membrane ATPase 4-like, with translation MGSTDKAISLEEIKNETVDLERIPIEEVFGQLKCSREGLSSEEGGQRLEIFGPNKLEEKKESKFLKFLGFMWNPLSWVMEAAAIMAIALANGDGKPPDWQDFVGILCLLVINSTISFIEENNAGNAAAALMAGLAPKTKVLRDGKWSEQDAAILVPGDIISIKLGDIVPADARLLEGDPLKIDQSALTGESLPVTKHPGDEVFSGSTCKQGEIEAVVIATGVHTFFGKAAHLVDSTNQVGHFQKVLTAIGNFCICSIAIGMLIEIVVMYPIQHRKYRSGIDNLLVLLIGGIPIAMPTVLSVTMAIGSHRLSQQGAITKRMTAIEELAGMDVLCSDKTGTLTLNKLSVDKNLIEVFAKGVENEHVILLAARSSRTENQDAIDAAMVGMLADPKEARAGIREVHFLPFNPVDKRTALTYIDNDGNWHRASKGAPEQILELCNCKEDFKKKAFAIIDKYAERGLRSLAVARQEVPEKAKESAGGPWQLVGLLPLFDPPRHDSAETIRQALNLGVNVKMITGDQLAIAKETGRRLGMGTNMYPSASLLGQGKDASIAALPIEELIERADGFAGVFPEHKYEIVKKLQEKKHICGMTGDGVNDAPALKKADIGIAVADATDAARSASDIVLTEPGLSVIISAVLTSRAIFQRMKNYTIYAVSITIRIVFGFMFIALIWKFDFSPFMVLIIAILNDGTIMTISKDRVKPSPLPDSWKLKEIFATGIVLGGYLALMTVIFFWLIKETDFFSDQFGVRSLRETPEELMAALYLQVSIVSQALIFVTRSRSFSFMERPGMLLLGAFLIAQLIATLIAVYANWSFARIHGCGWGWAGVIWIYSIVFYFPLDLMKFAIRYILSGKAWLNLLENKTAFTTKKDYGKEEREAQWAHAQRTLHGLEAPESSSIFNDKSSYRELSEIAEQAKRRAEVARLRELHTLKGHVESVVKLKGLDIDTIQQHYTV, from the exons ATGGGGAGTACGGACAAGGCCATCAGCCTGGAGGAGATCAAGAACGAGACTGTCGATCtg GAGCGGATTCCGATCGAGGAAGTATTTGGACAGTTGAAATGCTCCAGAGAAGGTTTGAGCTCCGAGGAAGGAGGCCAAAGGCTGGAGATTTTTGGTCCCAACAAGCTAGAAGAGAAAAAG GAAAGCAAATTTCTCAAGTTCCTGGGGTTTATGTGGAATCCTCTATCATGGGTCATGGAAGCTGCAGCCATCATGGCAATTGCTCTGGCCAACGGCGATGGGAAGCCACCAGATTGGCAAGATTTTGTCGGTATTCTCTGCCTGTTGGTCATCAACTCTACCATCAGTTTTATTGAAGAAAACAATGCTGGAAATGCAGCTGCTGCTCTTATGGCTGGTCTTGCTCCTAAGACTAAG GTCCTTAGAGATGGAAAATGGAGTGAGCAGGATGCTGCCATTTTGGTTCCAGGGGACATCATCAGTATCAAATTGGGAGATATTGTCCCAGCTGATGCTCGTCTTCTTGAGGGTGATCCTTTAAAGATTGATCAATCTGCTCTCACAGGAGAATCACTTCCAGTGACCAAGCATCCAGGTGATGAGGTTTTCTCCGGTTCTACTTGCAAGCAGGGTGAAATTGAAGCTGTTGTTATTGCCACCGGTGTCCATACCTTCTTCGGGAAGGCTGCACATCTTGTGGACAGCACTAACCAAGTCGGACACTTCCAGAAGGTGCTCACTGCCATCGGCAACTTCTGCATCTGTTCCATTGCCATTGGAATGCTGATTGAGATCGTAGTCATGTACCCAATTCAGCACCGCAAGTACCGGAGTGGAATTGACAATCTCTTGGTGCTCTTGATTGGAGGCATCCCCATTGCCATGCCCACTGTCTTGTCTGTTACTATGGCCATTGGTTCTCACAGGCTATCTCAGCAGGGTGCCATCACCAAGAGGATGACTGCCATTGAGGAACTGGCGGGTATGGATGTGCTTTGCAGTGATAAGACAGGAACACTAACTCTTAACAAGCTTAGTGTTGATAAAAACTTGATTGAGGTGTTTGCAAAGGGTGTGGAGAATGAACATGTCATTCTTCTAGCTGCAAGGTCATCCAGAACTGAAAACCAGGATGCCATTGATGCTGCAATGGTTGGAATGCTTGCCGACCCAAAGGAG GCCCGGGCTGGTATTAGAGAGGTGCACTTCTTACCTTTTAATCCCGTCGACAAGAGAACTGCTTTGACATACATTGATAACGATGGAAACTGGCATAGAGCAAGCAAAGGTGCTCCTGAGCAG ATTTTGGAACTTTGCAACTGCAAAGAGGATTTCAAGAAGAAGGCTTTTGCCATTATTGACAAGTATGCTGAACGTGGTCTTCGGTCATTGGCTGTTGCTAGACAG GAAGTGCctgaaaaagcaaaagaaagtgCTGGTGGTCCATGGCAGTTGGTTGGATTGTTGCCTCTTTTCGACCCTCCAAGACATGATAGTGCAGAAACTATCCGCCAGGCTCTTAACCTTGGTGTAAATGTTAAGATGATTACTG GCGATCAACTTGCCATTGCCAAGGAAACTGGTCGGAGACTTGGAATGGGAACAAACATGTACCCATCTGCTTCCTTACTTGGTCAAGGCAAGGATGCTAGCATAGCTGCCCTTCCAATTGAAGAGTTAATTGAGAGGGCTGACGGGTTCGCTGGAGTGTTTCCAG AGCACAAATACGAAATTGTGAAGAAGTTGCAGGAAAAAAAGCACATTTGTGGAATGACGGGAGATGGTGTCAATGATGCCCCTGCATTGAAGAAGGCAGATATTGGAATTGCTGTTGCTGATGCTACAGATGCTGCACGAAGTGCTTCCGACATTGTTCTTACAGAACCCGGATTGAGTGTCATCATTAGTGCAGTGTTGACCAGTAGAGCTATTTTCCAGAGAATGAAGAACTACACG ATCTATGCAGTTTCGATCACCATTCGTATTGTG TTCGGTTTCATGTTCATTGCTCTCATATGGAAGTTCGACTTCTCACCTTTCATGGTTTTGATTATTGCCATATTGAACGATG GCACAATTATGACAATATCAAAGGATAGAGTAAAGCCATCTCCCCTGCCTGATAGCtggaaattgaaagagattttTGCTACCGGGATTGTGCTTGGCGGTTACTTGGCATTGATGACTGTTATCTTCTTCTGGTTAATCAAAGAAACTGACTTCTTCTCT GACCAATTTGGTGTAAGATCCTTAAGGGAGACTCCTGAGGAACTAATGGCTGCCTTGTACCTGCAAGTGAGTATTGTAAGCCAGGCCCTCATTTTTGTGACTCGATCCCGCAGCTTCTCCTTTATGGAACGCCCTGGAATGCTTCTACTCGGTGCTTTCTTGATTGCGCAGCTG ATTGCAACTTTGATAGCAGTATATGCCAACTGGAGTTTTGCAAGAATACACGGATGTGGTTGGGGATGGGCCGGTGTTATCTGGATTTACAGCATTGTCTTCTATTTCCCACTAGACTTGATGAAATTCGCCATCCGTTACATCTTGAGTGGAAAGGCGTGGCTCAACTTGCTAGAGAACAAG ACTGCCTTTACCACCAAGAAAGATTAtggaaaagaagagagagaagctcAATGGGCTCATGCTCAAAGGACCCTTCACGGTCTCGAAGCACCAGAATCTTCTAGCATCTTCAATGACAAGAGCAGCTACAGAGAGCTGTCTGAGATTGCTGAGCAGGCCAAGAGACGAGCTGAAGTTGCAAG ACTTCGGGAGCTTCACACACTCAAGGGACATGTGGAATCAGTTGTGAAGCTAAAAGGCCTGGACATTGACACAATCCAGCAGCATTATACAGTGTAA